From the Xiphophorus couchianus chromosome 11, X_couchianus-1.0, whole genome shotgun sequence genome, the window CAACAGTGGCACCATTCACAGATCAGAGTTCAATCGCTGAGACGGACTGATCCCACCTCAAGGGTCTCCAGTCATCATCATTGTAGTAATAGTTCAGAAAATAGTATATAAATTTGTCAAACAGTAAGTAAAAGCACCTTGAGAGTGTAGAGTGTGTAGGGATGTGTGCCAGCGCTcctctgctccttcacattgaCTGTGCCAGAAATGTGAACGTTCTGGACTCTGAATGGCGTCGTAGTCGGGCCCCTGGACAGATCAAAGCTGTACGAGGTCAGGCAAAGCTTTTTGGGGGGACAAACTGGGGATTTGTCCTGAGCAATGCCAGCTGGCCACTGGGAGTCTTTGGGCTCAACCACCTTCAATCCAAAATTTCTCAGAGGTCGAAAACAACCGCAGGCTTCTTCATCATTTACAGGGAGAAGGTTACAGAGGTTGGTGGTGGGAGCGCAGTCGCAAGCACTTGCTGTCAGGTCATCATCTGAGTCCGAATGGAAAAGTGGGTCTGCAGAAACGGTTTTGGTCTCTGATGACTGTTTATACTGGCCTGATGTGAGTGAGCAGCAGTTCACCTTGGACGGTGTGTTTAAGCCTGGTTGGTAGCTGGATGTGCGGCTGGTAGACGTGAGGCTGACCAGGCTGCTTTGAGGCAAGTCTGTCCCAGAGTTCGCACTCTGGCTCTGAGGCTCATCTAAATCAACAGAGGTGTTTTTGGAGCTGAAATCGGTCTGATCGGAGATAGACAGCGACTTGCAAGTAGTCCACGACTCCTCACGTCCATGACATTTATACAGTGCGTCGACAGAGGGGTCATCCACGCTAATATCCTGTGATTCTCTGGTTTTGGTGAATATGTCCACAATGGTCTGATTGAGCCAGTCGGGATCGGAAACCCGGCTTATCAATGGCAACAGCACATTGCAGGTGATGAGCTCTGTCACCATGTAACCCCCGGTCCTAGTTTCCATCTGAGGGTATGGGACGAGAACATGCAACACAAGTTTAACCAACGCTCGGGTGTAGTTGAGCTCAGCAGTGGAGCTGCTCACAGCTGGATGAGGAGACTCGACTTTACTGTAGAGCTGCCACTGGCCACTGCTCTCCTTTTGCGCCGACTGGATCTGCCTCACAGTCATGTAGCTCTGCAGGTGACAGCCATACAGCTCTAAGAGCCGCTGAACCAGAGCTTTCCTGTCCACTTGCCGTGCACGCTCCTTCAGCTCCATCACCGACTCCAGCATTGAGTGACGCACAGCTCGTTCAAACTCTCCTTCCACCTCAGGAAGCAGGGTGCGGTACCATGAAGACACAAAGTCACGTACTGCCTTGTGGACCGCACAGTGGATCTCATGGTTCAGCCTCCACTCGTGCTCAGGGGAACATAGAGGAGGGTTAACTTTGCCCAGGGGTAAAAAATGTTCCAGATGTAGGAAACTGTTAGCATCCAGGGCAGCTCGGGAGCCGAGCCAACCACCAAGAACCACCAGAAGGCTGGTGAAGACGCAGAGTAGCCACACATTCACCAGCAGATGGAACAGGATGAGCCATGCCAGTATGGCGCCGAAACCCAAGAGCCTCCGCTGGCCGAATAACTCCAACAAAGTCCAGTGAGTGGAGCTCTTTGAAGAGGGCATCACAAAAATATGGAAGATGACGTCCTGTGGAAAGCAAAAATacggtaatttaaaaaaacaaaacattaaagggaAAACTGCAAAGCGGAGGTTTGTAGATAAGTCACTACAGtgagaaagatttttttttaaatttatttaaaatacatgattacacatcattttaatttagcagTCAGCTGATGTTACATGTTTTCAGTATCACCCAGGTTGATTGATGCCAAATTAGAGGAGTGTGTGCGCCTGTAGAAAAGAGAGCTTCTAAAGCCAGAGCCATGCATTGAGGAATGTAAAGATGCTGTGTGGAAAGGAATAAAAGAGCCTTTATTTAAGGATCAACGGGAATTCTTCGACATTGACATAAGATTCCTCCGGATTAGAGCACAGATCTGTAAATTCTGATGTGAGCTTGGTTCAAATTAAATACTTCTTTGTTCATTGAAGTCTGTGTCAACAGTCTTTTCTCATGTCAACAGGACACCATGAGGACAATAAAGATAGtccaaactaaaataaattgcattgaTACATTTTGTACTGCAGAATATTTTAtctactttaaaaagaaaactgtaactTTGATGTACAAAATAGTAAAGAATAAGTGAAACTGTAAATTCAAGTTTAATTCAAGGTGAAATAATTGAGAAAGTAAATCCAGTATTATAGTTTTAAGCCAAATTTTAAGTTAAACTATTTatcatgtaacatttttaatctgttccaGTTAGTTATTTATTGCATGCATGGATAATCTGTCAATAATTACTTCCAGGTTAACATTGCTGAAGGACTTATTGTCTGTATTTGCATCCATCTTATAAACATTTCTCAGAGTTTACTTTTTGTATAAATCTACAGCTTAGTATTTATGAAATGTTTGCTGCGCCAAAGTTTAAAGTCACTCagtagaaatagaaatattagaATCACTTGTAGGTCAGTATACTGGTCGGCTAAACTAGATTGAGAGAGTTAAAACAATTCCCTGCTAAACTGtagaacattattttaaaactaatcgCCATGTAGAACATGAAATACAATGTTATGACTCCAAAATAAAGGACTACAGTACCTGATATGTGGCTGGTCTATATTAGCTGGAAAACCGTCCTGCTTCTCCTCCTGAAGCTTTCTGGACTTGTTTTAATCCTACA encodes:
- the LOC114153022 gene encoding LOW QUALITY PROTEIN: sorting nexin-19 (The sequence of the model RefSeq protein was modified relative to this genomic sequence to represent the inferred CDS: inserted 1 base in 1 codon) is translated as MDHHVFGFCYLRQSTGLHCSSSLTSSDFRGHLTIRSSLCPLLVACNTQQLDHKLTLHTTWRXPSVSVETTLSSTRKDVIFHIFVMPSSKSSTHWTLLELFGQRRLLGFGAILAWLILFHLLVNVWLLCVFTSLLVVLGGWLGSRAALDANSFLHLEHFLPLGKVNPPLCSPEHEWRLNHEIHCAVHKAVRDFVSSWYRTLLPEVEGEFERAVRHSMLESVMELKERARQVDRKALVQRLLELYGCHLQSYMTVRQIQSAQKESSGQWQLYSKVESPHPAVSSSTAELNYTRALVKLVLHVLVPYPQMETRTGGYMVTELITCNVLLPLISRVSDPDWLNQTIVDIFTKTRESQDISVDDPSVDALYKCHGREESWTTCKSLSISDQTDFSSKNTSVDLDEPQSQSANSGTDLPQSSLVSLTSTSRTSSYQPGLNTPSKVNCCSLTSGQYKQSSETKTVSADPLFHSDSDDDLTASACDCAPTTNLCNLLPVNDEEACGCFRPLRNFGLKVVEPKDSQWPAGIAQDKSPVCPPKKLCLTSYSFDLSRGPTTTPFRVQNVHISGTVNVKEQRSAGTHPYTLYTLKFETVADGDCTGAAPPAVCHTVNRRYSEFLNLQARLEEKPELKKLIRNVKGPKKIFPDLPFGSQDGEKVEARKSQLDTFLKQLNSTPETANSEDMQEFLAINSDVCTYFGRKPLTKSRIDKMMENALDTLRTAFPHPELFSPTEDIEGDTDGRTMDYRKYRRLFPSKVSQSLNIPDLHPKVTYCFSEGSSVLNGMSLCGLENFVREQERLIGGPNMTETVKPSYELKAKDKKISGKTHGTDTAVADVALNILCLLMKDHWSWLCTENIQKAIRLLFGTFIERWLDIGAAHLTSAPCWVIYLQVLQEAVWPGGTLPAQPRPERSVAEKKETKEQCLNCLMQLLPELIADMLGSEKYRLSLETMLESLQDYQINKHLIYSICDLLLEFLIPESSDVTFQRSLLQSLTKDTERNSLHM